The Paracoccus sp. MA DNA segment CCTGCCAGGTGCTGCGGCCGATCTCGACGGTGGTGAACTTTTCCTCCATCAGAACGCCTCCATCTTCACGACTTCGGCCGTGGCGACCGCATCGCAATCGCGAATGGCCTGTTCGGCCGTCATCGCCCGGGGCAGGGCGATGATGGTGGACCGATCCATCCCGGTCACGATCAGCGCGTCACCGGCGCTGGTGCTGCGGACGCTCTGCGCCATGGAGATGTTCGCCGCGCGCTCGCCATCAGGCGAGACGATGAACAGGTTGCCGGCGATGAAGATGCATTTCAGCATGTCGGTATCCTTGCTTGTCGCTCTGGATGCCGGCCCCGCAGGGCCGGTGACCGGAACGTCAAAAGGGGAGTTCGTCTCGGGGATCGGGCTTGCCATCGAGGGCGATGCGCTCAACCTCGACGCGGCGGTGGCAAGCGACGGCCTCCATCACGAAGAACAGCGTGCCGGGATTCATCCGGGCAAGCCTTGCAGCTTCGCCCTCGGCGGCCTCCCGCGTGCCGTGCATCGCGCTCGCCGGGCCATCGCCTTTGACCATCCAGAACTTGGCGGGGTGGCTCATGCTTCCGGCGCACCCATCAGGACCGGCAGGTTGGTCGCGGCCCGGGCGGTCTCGATCGCTTCCCGCGCCGCGTCGCGCAGCGCGACATCGGCGTTGTAGAGCGAGACGATGAACTTCACGCTGTCGCCCGACTTGCGGTAGCGGAAGCGCACCGGGAGCCGGTAGAGTGCGCCTTCCTCGAACACCGGGATCGCGATCATAAACAGGTTCGGGATGCGCAGCGGGGCGCCGTCCATTTCGCGGTGTTCGTTCAGGAACTGGACCTGGGATTCGCCTGTGTCGCGGTTCGTCGTCACCTGCAGGTGACCGGTTTCGTAGACTTGGAAGCTGCGCGACAGCTGCACCAGCGCGGCATACTGGCCGAACCGGCCCTGCACCTTCGCGGCAATGTCGGCCATGCGGGCTTCCCAGGTCTCGGGCTCGCCTTTGCCTTGACCAAGCAGATAGGGCGTCGGGTCCAGCAGGTCTTTCGCGTTGGCCTCGATGAACTCGCCGAACTCGTCTTTGCCCAGCGGCTTGTCGTGGATCGCGTTCCACAGCTTCCATTCCTGCGACAGGGGGAAGTCATAGGTGGCGCGGTGCTTGCAGGCGTTGGCCAGCGGGTCGCGGGTGGCGTGATCCACGACCGGGGCGCCCTCGCCGTGATAGTCGATCACCGCCGTCAGCTTCGGCGCGGGGTGGACCTGGGCGAAGATTGTGGATTCCTCTCCCGAAAAGCGGTTCACCCATGCAATGAAGCTGTCCAGATCGGCCAGCCGCGCCGTGCCGGTGCGGCGCAGCGGCTTCAGCCGTTCCAGAGTCTGGACATGATGCGCGGTCAGGTCTTTGACCTCCAGCCCCGCGGGCACAGCCACGATGGTCGGGGCGGTCAGTTCCTGGCCCTCATAGGGCTCCGAAATGGTCTGCACATGCCCCAGCTCCTTCATCGTCTCGATGATCGACTCGGCGATGTTCTTCTGTTCCGTGACTTCCATGCTGTGATCCCTTATTCAGCGTTGCGGATTTGGAGTTCGCGCCGACCTTCACCGGCGTCGCGGATTTCCATGCGGCTTTGAGCCGGGTTGTGGGTGGTGACGCCGCCGGTGCCGGTCATCCAGCCGACAGCCTTGTGCTTCGGCGGCTTGGGCCCGACGATCTTGTCTTCGATCACCAGTTCGATCTGTCCGAAGCGGTCGCATTTCTGGGTGATCTTGACCGTGATCGAGGACGTGGCGGCGGTGGCATAGTCCTGCGCATGCTGCCGCATCTCGATATTGTTCGCTTCGATCCGGTCGAGCAGATCGGGCAGGTAGTCGCCGCCATCGGCCAGCCCAAGAAGCTGGTCTATGGAGCGCAGGACAGGGGAAGTGCTGGACACAAGGTTCTCCTTTCGGGATGGAGCCCGGCCGAGGGCCGGGCAAGGGGTTATTCCGGCAGGGCGCCAGAGGCGCGCAGTTGGTCGGCCAGCGCCCTGTCCCCGTCGCGCTCGGCCTTCTTGATCGCGGCGGCGCGGTGATACGGGTTCATGTCGGCCATCTGGACCTTGGTGCCGTCGCTGCGGGTCCAGACCCCGGAACCGGCCGCCACCGGCGCCTCCGCAGGCTTCTGCTGCGAATAGGGCCAGGTCAGGGCGGGGCCGGCCGGCTTGTCGCCGCGACCGCTCATTGCGCGCCCCTTGCAAAGTCCTGGTAGGATTTCAGCATCTGGGCGTGCCGGTCGGGCGCGTGCTTCTTGATCTGGGCGAGCTGACCATCGTGCAGGTCCAGAACCTCCTGCAGCGACATGCCATCGTTCATCTCGTCCGAGATCAGGGCATCGACATGCTCGATGAACTGATCAAACCCCTCGGGCGCCGGCTCGGCCTTGCTGTCGGTCTCGGCGCTCATGTCCAGCGCGCCCTGCGAGGCGTCTTGCTGCCCGCCCCGTGGCCCCCCTTCGGAGTAGGGGGTGCTGTCGGTGCGGGCCGCCTGCTTGCGGCGCGTCGCCGGCGCCGAGGCCTTCTCACGGTCCTGCGGCATGGTTTGCTGCCCGGCGCGCTGATCCTCGACCTGCTGGACCTCGCCCGTCTCCGGGTCGTGGTCGATCATCTGCCCCGAAAGATCGCTGTCGTATTCCGGTTGGGCATCGAGGCCGGCGGTCGGGTTCATGGCAAAGCCCATGTAATCCGCGCGGGCGCCATCGGCTTCCAGACCGTCACGGAACTCGGTGGACAGGGGCAGGAACTTCGCCAGGGCGCGGATGGCGGTCTTCTGCGCCATCTCGTCCTCATGCGTCGCCCAGGGGCTGTTGATCGGCTTGTTGTATTGCTCGGCGGTGCGAACCGCGGCCTGCCAGCCTTGCGATCCGTCCCGTATCTTCATCACCTTCGCCCAGGGCAAGACGACATAGGCGTGGCCACCGTCGCGGAACTTGGCGATGGCATAGGCATGTAGCTTCTGGCCTTCTTGCGCGCCGGCGCGGTGGCGCAGCCGGGATTCCGTGCCTTCCTCGTATTCCCAGAGGCCGCCGGTGGCTTCGTCGTCGCTGTAGTGAATGCCGGCGGCAATCGACGTGATGTGGCCCGACCTGCGCGCCAAGTCGATATAGCCCTTGTATCCGATGATCAGCTGGACATTGGTTTCCACCACCTCCCAGCGTCCGGTTTTCTTGTTCTTCTCCTTGCGATCGAACGGGATCAGGTAGGCGTGGCCGAGAACAGTATTAGGCTCCAACCCCAGGCTGGCGCACTGCATCATAGCGCCTAGCAGCGAGAGCGGGTTGCACTCGCCCAGCTTCGGGGTGACGCGCAACGCGTTCGCCATGAGGCGCATCATCCGCTCGGGTTTCATGTGGGCCGCGGCGACGGCGGCCAGCTGGCCCTTGGCCTGGTCGTTGACCAGCATTTCGCGGACGTTGGTAACTTGCCGCAGGGGCCGCTTGGCGGCCGGAAGGGTAGGCGCGTTCATCAGGCGATGCTCCTTTCCTCGGTGAAGATGACGCCGGGGATCTCGTTCACCCCTTCGGCGCTGCGGCGCTCGGCCTCGGCCATGCGAACCATCAGCTCGCGCATGGCCTGGCCGTAGCGCTCATGGTCGCGGAACCAGCCGAACGCCTTGTTCATGTTTTCGATGGTAGCGACGTAGCTGGTGCGGACCGCCATCGTCCGCCCCCCGCCGGTGGCCGATTTCACCTGTGTCTTGGTTTCCTTGGCCGCGGACCTCGCCATCTTCTCGGCATCCTTCGCCGCAGCCTCGGCCTCGGCCTGGCCGAACACGTCACCGCGTTCCTCGGCCTGAGCTTTCAGGCGCTCGGCTTCCTCTGCCGCCTTCCGAGCTTCCTCAGCCCGTCTGGCTTTCTCCAGCCGCTCGGCCTCGGCCTTGGCTTCGGCGAAGGCCAGCAGCTTCGCTTTGACCGGCCCGACGATCTTCGAGAGCGGATCGGTCAGCCGCTTAAAGGCCACGTCCACGGCTTTGGCCCGCGCGTCGTGAGGTGCCTTCTGCACCTTGCGCTCGGCCTCGGCTTCCTTCTCGACCTTGCGGACCTGCGCCAGGAAGTCGTTCGCCTTCTGGGCCTGTTCCTCGTTCTCGATCTTGGGCAGCTTGATCCAGTCGGCGCCGGCATCGGCGATCTCGCGGGCGCGCTGCTCGAGCGGCTGATACGCCGCCAGGTCGAAGGGCAGATCGGGCGGCGGGTTGTTGTGACCGGGGCCGGCCTGTGGGCTATCGTCCAGCATCAGGCCCGATCCCCCAGCAGCGCGTTGATCTGCTTGATGTGCAGCTCGATCAAGTCGCCGGGACAGATATCGCGCTGATTACTGTCGTTGCGGCGCATGCTGTAGGGCAGATCCATCCTGATCTTCGG contains these protein-coding regions:
- a CDS encoding recombinase RecT; the encoded protein is MNAPTLPAAKRPLRQVTNVREMLVNDQAKGQLAAVAAAHMKPERMMRLMANALRVTPKLGECNPLSLLGAMMQCASLGLEPNTVLGHAYLIPFDRKEKNKKTGRWEVVETNVQLIIGYKGYIDLARRSGHITSIAAGIHYSDDEATGGLWEYEEGTESRLRHRAGAQEGQKLHAYAIAKFRDGGHAYVVLPWAKVMKIRDGSQGWQAAVRTAEQYNKPINSPWATHEDEMAQKTAIRALAKFLPLSTEFRDGLEADGARADYMGFAMNPTAGLDAQPEYDSDLSGQMIDHDPETGEVQQVEDQRAGQQTMPQDREKASAPATRRKQAARTDSTPYSEGGPRGGQQDASQGALDMSAETDSKAEPAPEGFDQFIEHVDALISDEMNDGMSLQEVLDLHDGQLAQIKKHAPDRHAQMLKSYQDFARGAQ
- a CDS encoding DUF2303 family protein produces the protein MEVTEQKNIAESIIETMKELGHVQTISEPYEGQELTAPTIVAVPAGLEVKDLTAHHVQTLERLKPLRRTGTARLADLDSFIAWVNRFSGEESTIFAQVHPAPKLTAVIDYHGEGAPVVDHATRDPLANACKHRATYDFPLSQEWKLWNAIHDKPLGKDEFGEFIEANAKDLLDPTPYLLGQGKGEPETWEARMADIAAKVQGRFGQYAALVQLSRSFQVYETGHLQVTTNRDTGESQVQFLNEHREMDGAPLRIPNLFMIAIPVFEEGALYRLPVRFRYRKSGDSVKFIVSLYNADVALRDAAREAIETARAATNLPVLMGAPEA